One window of the Rufibacter radiotolerans genome contains the following:
- a CDS encoding CsgE family curli-type amyloid fiber assembly protein produces MAYLCLAFTGVARAQVETKQDSTAKSLVNEQQNKLNEQKLKSSADLEIDGLIVDETVTKTGRNFYDIFQMQWEAPVGVKNFSITIKEKPARGNVSIVSVVVNDESVFEYQLQPRYEVIEEVANYVVTLVFDHLVNDQLTKQLEAEGKQLRELY; encoded by the coding sequence GTGGCCTACTTATGCCTGGCCTTTACGGGGGTAGCGCGGGCGCAGGTAGAAACCAAGCAGGATTCTACTGCTAAAAGCCTGGTCAATGAGCAGCAAAACAAATTAAACGAGCAAAAATTAAAGTCCTCCGCAGACTTAGAGATAGACGGCCTGATAGTAGACGAAACGGTCACTAAAACGGGGCGGAATTTTTATGACATCTTCCAAATGCAATGGGAGGCCCCGGTGGGCGTGAAGAATTTTTCCATTACCATCAAAGAGAAGCCCGCCCGGGGCAATGTATCTATTGTTTCTGTGGTGGTTAATGATGAAAGTGTCTTTGAGTACCAGTTACAACCCAGGTATGAAGTAATAGAGGAGGTAGCCAATTACGTTGTGACCCTGGTGTTTGATCATTTGGTGAATGATCAACTGACAAAGCAGCTGGAGGCCGAGGGGAAACAGTTACGTGAGTTATATTGA
- a CDS encoding curli production assembly/transport component CsgF, whose product MKKLYSFAVLLVLFVLSHSQVMAQDFVYEPKNPAFGGNPFNYQWLQSSAQSQDKLKDPNATTGTGANQDPLKQFQESLNRQILSQLSRQLVSSQFGDDGLAPGKYVIGTYQIDVTEGTNGISVVIVDQSTGNQTTVTIPYF is encoded by the coding sequence ATGAAAAAGCTTTACTCTTTCGCGGTTCTTCTGGTCTTGTTTGTCTTGTCTCATTCCCAGGTAATGGCGCAGGACTTTGTATATGAACCCAAGAACCCTGCCTTCGGGGGAAATCCTTTTAACTACCAGTGGCTGCAATCCTCGGCCCAGTCGCAAGATAAATTAAAGGACCCTAATGCCACCACGGGAACTGGCGCTAACCAAGACCCGCTAAAGCAATTCCAGGAAAGCCTCAATAGGCAGATCTTAAGCCAGTTGTCAAGGCAATTGGTTTCCTCCCAATTTGGAGATGACGGGTTGGCCCCCGGTAAATACGTGATTGGTACCTATCAGATAGACGTGACAGAAGGAACGAATGGAATTTCAGTGGTCATTGTAGACCAAAGCACGGGCAACCAGACCACCGTCACCATTCCCTACTTTTAG
- a CDS encoding CsgG/HfaB family protein, with the protein MLNCSCKYLTHVIVAALLFSGVSCTPFFNNAFHTSRATLGVPAPGNENLVNLPPPQQKVVAAVYKFRDQTGQYKPSVNGNNWSTAITQGTTTILLKSLEESGWFTPIERENLGNLLNERKIVRSTRAEAEAITGRKEPALPSLLFAGIILEGGIISYDANVVTGGAGLRYFGAGASGQYREDKVTVYLRAISTSTGEILKTVYTSKTILSQTVDFGLFRYVKFKRLLEAETGFTYNEPSEMAVKEAIDKAVQGLIIEGIQAGYWGLKNKADMESPLIKEYQQEKLDVKSTNIHGELMASRRGVLGFSAAGGGMYYNGDYSGSQVEPMAEVGVKLSSKQNLGADFKFGRGALSTTGEVYHRTVNYAELNLNYLLSPKLKYSPYVQVGGGVIGASSSGKSIFSVFDQEGLQAYIKGGIGYEYLITPHIGLDLSAHSSYILNDKIDGINQGRFNDYYWTGKLGINIYLGLFK; encoded by the coding sequence ATGCTGAACTGCTCTTGTAAGTACCTCACGCACGTAATAGTAGCAGCCCTTCTCTTTTCAGGGGTTTCCTGTACCCCTTTCTTCAATAACGCGTTTCATACCTCCCGGGCTACGCTGGGGGTGCCGGCTCCAGGCAATGAGAACCTGGTGAACCTACCGCCGCCCCAGCAAAAGGTGGTTGCCGCAGTCTATAAATTCAGGGACCAGACGGGCCAGTACAAGCCTTCCGTTAACGGCAATAACTGGTCCACGGCCATTACGCAGGGTACCACCACTATCTTATTGAAATCGTTGGAGGAGTCTGGTTGGTTTACGCCCATTGAGCGCGAGAACCTGGGCAACCTTCTGAATGAGCGAAAAATTGTGCGCTCCACCCGCGCCGAGGCCGAGGCGATTACTGGCCGCAAAGAACCGGCCTTGCCTTCCTTGCTGTTTGCGGGGATCATTCTGGAAGGGGGTATTATTTCTTATGACGCCAACGTGGTCACCGGCGGGGCAGGCCTGCGCTACTTCGGGGCCGGGGCCTCAGGTCAATACCGTGAAGACAAAGTAACGGTGTACCTTAGGGCCATCTCTACCAGCACCGGCGAGATCCTCAAAACCGTCTACACCTCCAAAACCATCCTTTCCCAGACCGTAGACTTCGGGCTTTTCAGGTATGTCAAGTTCAAGAGGCTATTAGAGGCAGAGACTGGTTTTACCTATAATGAACCTTCAGAAATGGCGGTAAAAGAAGCCATTGACAAAGCGGTGCAGGGCCTTATTATTGAAGGCATTCAGGCTGGCTATTGGGGCCTCAAAAATAAAGCCGATATGGAGTCTCCCCTCATAAAGGAATACCAGCAGGAAAAATTGGACGTGAAGAGCACCAACATCCATGGGGAATTAATGGCTTCCAGACGCGGGGTGCTTGGGTTCAGCGCGGCCGGCGGCGGTATGTACTATAACGGTGACTACTCCGGCTCACAGGTAGAACCAATGGCCGAAGTGGGGGTAAAGCTAAGCTCCAAACAGAATCTGGGGGCAGACTTTAAATTTGGGAGAGGAGCCTTGTCTACCACTGGTGAGGTTTACCACCGGACCGTGAACTACGCAGAGCTAAACCTCAACTATCTGCTTTCCCCCAAACTGAAATACTCGCCTTATGTGCAGGTGGGCGGGGGCGTGATAGGCGCCAGCTCCAGTGGGAAAAGCATCTTCAGCGTCTTTGACCAGGAGGGGCTCCAGGCCTATATAAAAGGGGGAATTGGCTATGAATACCTTATCACACCCCATATTGGCCTGGATCTGAGCGCGCACAGCTCCTATATTCTCAATGATAAGATTGACGGCATTAACCAGGGCCGCTTCAATGACTATTACTGGACGGGCAAGCTAG